From Apis cerana isolate GH-2021 linkage group LG10, AcerK_1.0, whole genome shotgun sequence, one genomic window encodes:
- the LOC107999520 gene encoding putative uncharacterized protein DDB_G0271606 isoform X3, producing the protein MDNMTTISSACKRKDEKSEEIYTTRKLPVGGGGAVLVLSELESMAARQQREIAQQRRLLEQREARLAVLRGAQEPAQQDKLARLRHRLDQQQSKLNRLRLLRSQTDQSRANNATLTSDLDCIRALFNEKEKELSLAVAKVEELTRQLEELRGRQNAAGTGSGGGGAGGVGGGGVGGGGGGGHLSTPASAELEKLRRELIYRNKMNEQQNQMVSQQRLALAQRQAEMASIDARIAQLQGRLQRKRALNQRLSQQLGSGNRTSANTGFTESKLDFNAGGKSRPAGNIAAIEPYSHIPNDNDFNLNKNDPKYQTLPYNTKFTVNFKAAEDDVNKNKIQHSASASQLGQRAAFQQFGHQIAHSQSQSHIQGQSQLLGTNQHNQNLPNQSVNNNNNNNNNNNNNSNNNNNNANSTNNNLISTSHNFSPEGLSQNLRIHHQQQSQTQQQQQQQQQQQQQQHGNIQQKQHNVGSSASNLGTTVSITQTQNHRNLQTHQKPISSVAPSFSVKSQIYQTSSTKIHPVMPQTLSLIGRGHNNAQNFVGLSTQSGNQQQSNQSSSNNQTSTQDQTYASRHNYPGIQHSAQANTHPVSSSSVYQTQNSPNPSSTIHTSSSGTSFGNSVQRYNQTQPLTGSTSNNEQPDKIKFEQGKVQDKFEHALPTKHEQQRYEPNQVFKYDSHQIKYEQQHSKYDQHGKYDQANQQACTKLYEQSSKHEQIGNQTNRYDNVSKIDQGKYESGQNKHEQIHGTKYDPNQNTQQYGKHDQHEVRPSIKYEHNAGFKHETTSNKYESGGQQFKQESVKFESNKFEQSSATKHEHNGKFEIPAKTVEKTFEFDRLKNENERKNMIEDKTKPALPPKPSKPNPPPRLTHHEKMDNPGDGIGDCKNNLGINTRTEKEEDVPPIPTSEPPESPTETQFGNHQIIKARPLTLKKAPISEQPKLRYAKSNVHVSINRRIEMPPAFLFPETEIPADLMQTEQQQQQQQQQQQQQQQQQQQQPQQPQQQSQIIDTTDSCKKSVPIINEDVISNEKLEEADIIDALNVINIEDKVKAKESERRTELEADGKNNEVMRRKKGNLKSSTGKANLSRRVSFDPLALLLDASLEGELELVKKTAKEVANPSSANDEGITALHNAICAGHLEIVKFLVEFGCDVNAQDSDGWTPLHCAASCNNLSMVRFLVEHGACIFATTLSDHETAAEKCEEDEEGFDGCSEYLYSVQEKLGIMNNGQVYAVFDYEAQHSDELTLKNGDSLVVLRKGDDNEREWWWSKLGHKEGYVPRNLLGLYPRVQPAKID; encoded by the exons CCTCGGACCTGGACTGCATAAGGGCGCTGTTCaacgagaaggagaaggagctCTCATTGGCGGTGGCGAAGGTGGAGGAGTTGACGCGACAACTCGAGGAGCTGCGGGGCAGGCAGAACGCGGCCGGGACCGGAAGCGGAGGTGGAGGCGCCGGAGGCGTCGGCGGCGGAGGCGTTGGAGGCGGTGGCGGCGGTGGACACTTGTCGACGCCAGCCAGCGCTGAGCTCGAGAAACTCAGGAGGGAGCTTATT TATCGTAATAAGATGAACGAGCAGCAGAACCAAATGGTGTCTCAGCAACGGTTGGCCCTAGCGCAACGACAAGCAGAGATGGCGTCAATAGACGCGAGGATAGCTCAGCTGCAGGGTCGTCTTCAACGCAAGAGAGCGTTGAACCAACGACTGAGCCAGCAGCTAGGCTCTGGGAATCGCACGAGCGCGAACACCGGGTTCACAGAGTCGAAGCTGGACTTCAATGCCGGAGGGAAGTCCAGGCCTGCTGGAAATATAGCCGCTATTGAACCGTATTCCCATATACCGAACGACAACGATTTCAATTTGAACAAAAACGACCCGAAATATCAGACACTGCCTTACAACACCAAATTCACGGTGAATTTTAAGGCTGCCGAAGATGAtgttaataagaataagataCAACACTCGGCCAGTGCCTCTCAATTAGGTCAGAGAGCAGCTTTTCAACAGTTTGGTCATCAAATCGCCCATAGCCAATCCCAATCCCATATTCAAG GTCAGTCGCAATTACTGGGCACGAATCAACACAACCAGAACCTGCCTAATCAATccgtgaataataataacaataacaacaacaacaacaataacaacagtaataataacaacaacaacgccAATAGTACGAACAACAACCTGATTAGCACATCCCACAACTTCAGCCCCGAGGGTTTGTCGCAAAATCTTCGGATCCATCATCAACAGCAGTCGCAAACgcaacagcagcaacagcaacaacagcagcagcaacaacaacaacacgGAAACATTCAACAGAAGCAACATAACGTTGGTTCATCGGCATCGAATCTTGGCACCACCGTATCCATTACTCAAACTCAAAATCACAGAAACCTTCAAACGCATCAGAAACCAATATCCAGCGTGGCGCCAAGTTTCTCCGTCAAGTCTCAAATCTATCAGACTTCCTCCACGAAGATTCATCCCGTGATGCCACAAACTCTGAGCCTGATAGGCCGTGGACACAATAACGCGCAAAATTTCGTTGGTCTGAGCACTCAAAGTGGCAACCAGCAGCAATCGAACCAATCCTCTTCTAACAATCAAACGTCCACCCAGGACCAAACTTACGCGTCGAGGCACAACTATCCCGGTATTCAACACTCCGCTCAAGCGAATACTCACCCTGTGTCTTCATCCTCGGTATATCAGACACAGAATTCTCCTAATCCTTCGTCGACCATTCACACCTCATCGAGCGGGACCAGTTTTGGAAATTCGGTTCAAAGATACAATCAGACTCAACCGTTAACCGGCTCCACGTCCAACAACGAACAACCCGATAAGATAAAGTTTGAACAAGGAAAAGTTCAAGATAAATTCGAGCACGCCCTTCCGACTAAACACGAACAGCAGAGGTACGAGCCCAATCAGGTGTTCAAGTACGATTCTCATCAGATAAAATACGAGCAGCAGCATTCCAAGTACGATCAACACGGGAAATACGATCAGGCCAATCAACAAGCGTGTACGAAATTGTACGAACAATCGAGCAAGCACGAACAAATTGGAAATCAGACGAATCGTTACGACAACGTATCGAAGATCGATCAAGGGAAGTACGAAAGCGGGCAGAATAAACACGAACAAATTCACGGAACGAAGTACGATCCTAATCAGAATACTCAACAATACGGTAAACACGATCAACACGAGGTGAGGCCATCGATCAAGTACGAGCACAATGCGGGATTTAAGCACGAAACAACCTCGAACAAATACGAGAGCGGGGGCCAACAATTCAAGCAAGAATCGGTCAAATTCGAGAGCAACAAATTCGAGCAAAGTTCCGCGACGAAGCACGAGCACAATGGGAAATTTGAGATCCCTGCGAAAACTGTGGAAAAAACGTTCGAATTCGATAGATTGAAAAACGagaatgaaaggaaaaatatgataGAGGACAAGACGAAACCGGCGCTACCTCCGAAACCGAGCAAACCGAATCCCCCTCCACGGCTGACCCATCATGAAAAGATGGACAATCCGGGCGACGGGATCGGCGATTGCAAAAACAATTTAGGGATCAATACGAG aacagagaaagaagaagacgtTCCACCGATCCCCACGTCCGAACCACCGGAATCTCCGACAGAAACCCAATTCGGCAATCATCAAATCATCAAAGCCAGGCCTCTAACATTGAAGAAGGCACCGATCTCCGAGCAGCCGAAGCTCCGTTACGCCAAGTCGAATGTTCACGTGTCGATAAATCGACGGATTGAGATGCCACCGGCGTTTCTGTTTCCGGAAACCGAGATTCCAGCGGACCTGATGCAAACGgaacagcaacaacagcagcagcagcagcagcagcagcaacagcagcaacagcagcaacaacaaccgCAACAACCTCAGCAACAATCACAAATCATCGATACGACGGACAGTTGTAAGAAGAGCGTTCCGATTATCAACGAAGATGTGATTAGTAATGAGAAATTGGAGGAAGCGGATATCATTGATGCGTTGAACGTTATTAATATCGAGGATAAAGTGAAGGCGAAAGAAAGCGAGAGAAGAACGGAATTGGAAGCCGATGGGAAGAACAACGAGGTGatgagaaggaagaaagggaacCTGAAGTCCAGCACGGGGAAAGCGAATCTCTCGAGAAGGGTTTCCTTTGATCCTCTAGCTCTACTGTTGGACGCCAGTCTCGAAGGTGAATTGGAATTAGTGAAGAAAACTGCTAAAGAAGTGGCGAATCCCAGTTCGGCTAACGATGAAGGCATTACTGCGCTTCATAATGCCATTTGTGCCGGTCATTTGGAGATAGTCAAGTTTCTAGTGGAATTTGGCTGCGACGTGAACGCTCAGGACAGCGATGGATG GACTCCCTTACATTGCGCCGCAAGTTGCAATAATTTATCCATGGTAAGATTTCTAGTGGAGCACGGAGCTTGTATATTCGCCACTACTCTCTCCGACCATGAAACTGCAGCAGAAAAATGCGAAGAAGACGAGGAGGGTTTCGACGGTTGTTCAGAATATTTATACA GCGTCCAAGAGAAGCTTGGAATAATGAACAATGGTCAAGTTTATGCAGTGTTCGATTACGAGGCGCAACACAGCGATGAGCTCACTCTGAAGAATGGTGATTCCTTAGTTGTCCTTCGGAAGGGCGATGACAATGAGAGAGAATGGTGGTGGAGCAAACTGGGACACAAAGAAGGCTACGTACCTAGAAATTTACTTGGC ttgTATCCAAGGGTGCAACCGGCAAAGATCGACTGA